From the genome of Indicator indicator isolate 239-I01 chromosome 17, UM_Iind_1.1, whole genome shotgun sequence, one region includes:
- the FOXO4 gene encoding forkhead box protein O4, giving the protein MAEAGGSAAAPATPDIDPDFEPQSRPRSCTWPLPRPELPTEPGGAAGAAEEGAGGAPVGPGRAEGARASGAAARKGGSRRNAWGNQSYAELISQAIESAPEKRLTLAQIYEWMVRSVPYFKDKGDSNSSAGWKNSIRHNLSLHSKFIKVHNEATGKSSWWMLNPEGGKSGKAPRRRAASMDNSSKLAKVRGKASKKKPPLQAAPESTADSPGSQFPKWPGSPSSRSNEDSEVWNTFRPRTSSNASTISARLSPILTEQDDLHDEELLPSLVYSSASSSVPPTVTEELELIDGLNLMSSSSSVLSTQQSASGGPIQRDSSFSLRRPRAAGQSTAFGNSLFNPVDISLQSSVSHFSAPQTLEALLTPSSPPPRDVMMTQVDPVLPQTGSRMSSRTLLLLGGQTTQSKVSSSSPRGKPAEQQAEPVGAISVLPSALPIVTSPQNTASITSLKAPVSATAAQSVQLCSPLLLSSASPAPLGLNQDRFPIDLDIDMYMENLECDMDYIINSELMDGEGLDFNFEPILSTPSYPSTSQASNHTWVPS; this is encoded by the exons ATGGCGGAGGCGGGAGGTTCTGCCGCCGCCCCGGCGACGCCAGACATCGACCCCGACTTTGAGCCGCAGAGCCGGCCGCGCTCCTGTACCTGGCCACTGCCGCGGCCTGAGCTGCCGACGGAGCCTGGCGGCGCGGCTGGCGCGGCGGAGGAGGGTGCAGGCGGCGCGCCGGTGGGGCCCGGGCGGGCCGAGGGGGCGCGGGCGAGCGGCGCGGCGGCGCGAAAGGGAGGATCCCGGCGCAACGCCTGGGGCAACCAGTCCTACGCCGAGCTGATCAGCCAGGCCATCGAGAGCGCCCCCGAGAAGCGGCTCACTCTGGCGCAGATCTACGAGTGGATGGTCCGTTCCGTCCCCTACTTCAAGGACAAAGGCGACAGCAACAGCTCCGCTGGCTGGAAG aactctATTAGACATAACCTGTCCCTGCACAGCAAGTTTATTAAAGTCCACAATGAAGCCACAGGGAAGAGCTCTTGGTGGATGCTCAATCCCGAGGGCGGTAAAAGTGGAAAAGCACCAAGGAGGAGAGCTGCCTCCATGGACAACAGCAGCAAACTGGCGAAAGTCAGGGGGAAGGCATCCAAAAAGaagcctcctctccaggctgctccagaaTCCACTGCTGACAGTCCCGGCTCCCAGTTTCCCAAGTGGCCTGGGAGCCCGTCCTCAAGGAGCAATGAGGACTCTGAGGTGTGGAACACCTTCCGGCCCCGCACCAGCTCCAACGCCAGCACCATCAGTGCCAGGCTTTCCCCTATCCTGACTGAGCAGGATGACCTCCACGACGAGGagctgcttccttctctggTCTACTCCAGTGCATCCAGCAGCGTTCCACCAACTGTGACTGAGGAGCTCGAGCTCATTGATGGGTTAAATTTGATGTCTTCCAGCTCATCTGTGTTATCTACCCAACAATCTGCCTCGGGTGGACCGATCCAGAGAGATTCCAGCTTTTCCTTGCGGCGCCCACGCGCAGCTGGTCAGAGCACTGCTTTTGGCAATTCCCTCTTTAACCCTGTTGATATCTCGCTGCAAAGCTCTGTCAGCCATTTCTCAGCACCTCAGACCTTGGAAGctctcctgacccccagctctcCACCTCCAAGGGATGTTATGATGACTCAGGTGGATCCGGTTCTCCCGCAGACTGGCAGCAGGATGAGCAGCCGAACTCTGCTGCTTCTAGGTGGACAAACCACCCAGAGCAAGGTGAGCTCAAGCAGTCCACGAGgaaagcctgcagagcagcaggcagaaccGGTTGGTGCCATCAGTGTTTTGCCTTCAGCACTCCCCATAGTGACGTCTCCTCAGAACACTGCCAGCATCACCAGTTTGAAGGCTCCAGTTTCTGCAACAGCTGCCCAGTCGGTCCAGCTGTGCAgtcctctgcttctttcttctgctaGCCCTGCTCCCTTGGGATTGAACCAGGACAGGTTCCCCATTGACCTGGACATTGACATGTATATGGAGAATCTTGAATGTGATATGGATTACATAATCAACAGTGAACTCATGGATGGAGAAGGACTGGACTTTAATTTTGAACCCATTCTGTCTACTCCCAGCTATCCCAGCACCTCACAGGCCTCCAACCATACCTGGGTACCAAGTTAA